A region of the Phycisphaerae bacterium genome:
CCCGGACCACCGTCCGCACATCCCGAGTCGCCCCGTTCGTGTAACTCCACTCCGCGTAGAACGGCCCGGCGTTCAACGGCACCACCGCGTCATACAGGTGATCCCCCGCGCCCCCCTGCACCCGCGTCAGACTCCCCTGCCCCGTCCAGTTCGTCACCGCCGAATCGATGGCATCCGATTCATACACGGTCAGGCCTGTGTCATCTTTGCCCAATAAGTCCAGAATGGCGTCCCGGCCGGGCAGGTCCACCCATACGTCCCGAACCAGCGTGTGCGTCTGGACCTCTTGAATCAGCGAGGTCAACCGCCCGCCCAGCGCATCCGAATGCGAGATGTCCGCCGCGAACTCCGTGAATTCCCCCATCAGCGTCGTTTCCATCGTCCAGCGCGCCAGGCCGGCTTCCCCGGCACCGATCGCCCCGAAGTCCGCCGTCAGCGTCCGGGCCGCGCCCGCGCCGTTGACTTCCGTCCCCAGGATCGTATACCCGAGCAGCAGCCCCAGATCGTTCTGCACGATCTCCGGCTGCGCGGACTCCATCTTCACCGCCGTCGCCGGGCCATGCCCTGTATTCAGAATCCGCAGACCCAGCGAATAGGGCACCGGCGGCTCGATGGTCGTCGTGAACGGATCGTCCCCGTACACCTGGGCGGGCAGGAAATAATCCAGGGTCAGCCGTGGCATGGGCTGGACGGTGATCCAATCCGGGGTCACGTCCACCGTCAGGTCCTGGCCCTGCAGCCGATAATTCAGCGTCGCGCCCACGTAGTACAGCTGCCCCGCCGTGTTCGTGCCCGACGCCCCCAGCGCCGGGATGATCAGCCAGTGGATTTCCGCGCTCTGCCCCGCCGCAATCGTCCCGTTGGTCGCCGCGTCAATGTTCGAGAGCGAGTCCACCCGGATGAAAAACAGCGCGTTGGTGTCGTTCGGATTGGTCGTTGCCGGGATGGAATTCTCGTCCGCATCGGTAAACAAGACTTCGATATCTACCGCCTCCAGCGGCAGCTCCGTGAAGCCGTTGTGAATCTTCATCGTCGCGTCGAAC
Encoded here:
- a CDS encoding calcium-binding protein; this encodes MNKKTCLQHVVGGIGVCLIAFAPSVFASAVCAMVKIEIQQTLTLERQAFDATMKIHNGFTELPLEAVDIEVLFTDADENSIPATTNPNDTNALFFIRVDSLSNIDAATNGTIAAGQSAEIHWLIIPALGASGTNTAGQLYYVGATLNYRLQGQDLTVDVTPDWITVQPMPRLTLDYFLPAQVYGDDPFTTTIEPPVPYSLGLRILNTGHGPATAVKMESAQPEIVQNDLGLLLGYTILGTEVNGAGAARTLTADFGAIGAGEAGLARWTMETTLMGEFTEFAADISHSDALGGRLTSLIQEVQTHTLVRDVWVDLPGRDAILDLLGKDDTGLTVYESDAIDSAVTNWTGQGSLTRVQGGAGDHLYDAVVPLNAGPFYAEWSYTNGATRDVRTVVRADGKVLKAANAWIEQRRERGTDPWEYYFCLFDTDQGGAYQV